The following proteins are co-located in the Pseudomonas antarctica genome:
- a CDS encoding TonB-dependent receptor domain-containing protein yields the protein MTRLRFALPLLLLPATDLLAEPFERDDALKLPNVVISANRQVQARNDSSAANTVFTRDDIDRLQPTTLSDLLNRVPGVQLAQSGGRGSATNIYIRGTSTAQSLVLVDGQRISSSTTGTSNLQYLNIDQIERVEVLRGSRSVIYGSDAIGGVIQIFTRRYTEPGLQPRMHVGFGSNQTWERSVGLSGGDPQTRFDLSASLEDTAGFNRTRTSYPSDGDDDAYRNQAISFSLSHAFTDDLDAGINVLDNHGKSEFDNPYGRFDSVTYQAFQQQPYTHFTVSSVSSYVDARINDIWKSRVELGHSENREETQDKLSDERSVFNTYRDSLNWQNDLTLNEQNSLILGADWYEDRVNSSTALAEDSRWNRAAFIQHRFQTQYFSTELGLRRDQNQQFGGHNSWSGTLTLPVNPDNDLLLSYSEGFRAPTFNDLYYPDEFGFKNSNPNLKPETSKSYEVQWRSQLSDTSRLEASLYRTDIQDAIVFASGGPQNVSSARINGVEAALKQELFGWQGSLGLAMIDPRDRDSGRTLARRARRTLSLDVDRQFDQFGVGASWQAVSSSYDDPKNQHRLGGYGVLGLRASWAVNREITLSMKVDNVLDKGYNRELYQYQGQQYGYREEGRALMVGVSWAPDI from the coding sequence ATGACCCGCCTTCGCTTTGCCCTGCCCTTGCTGCTGCTCCCGGCCACTGACCTGCTCGCCGAACCCTTTGAGCGCGACGACGCCCTGAAACTCCCCAACGTAGTGATCAGCGCCAACCGCCAGGTCCAGGCACGCAACGACAGCAGCGCCGCCAACACCGTGTTCACCCGCGATGACATCGACCGCCTGCAACCCACCACCCTAAGCGACTTGCTGAACCGCGTACCCGGCGTGCAGTTGGCACAGAGCGGTGGCCGTGGCAGCGCGACCAATATTTATATTCGCGGCACGTCCACCGCCCAAAGCCTGGTTCTGGTAGATGGCCAGCGCATCAGCAGTTCCACCACCGGCACCAGCAACTTGCAATACCTCAACATCGATCAAATCGAGCGAGTAGAAGTGTTACGAGGTTCACGTTCGGTGATCTACGGCAGCGATGCCATTGGTGGAGTGATCCAGATCTTCACTCGGCGTTACACCGAGCCCGGCCTGCAACCGCGCATGCATGTGGGCTTTGGCAGCAACCAGACGTGGGAGCGCAGCGTGGGATTGTCCGGGGGCGACCCACAAACCCGATTCGACCTCAGCGCCAGCTTGGAAGACACCGCCGGGTTCAATCGCACACGGACCTCCTACCCCAGCGATGGCGACGATGACGCCTACCGCAACCAAGCCATCAGTTTCAGTCTGAGCCATGCCTTCACCGATGATCTCGACGCCGGCATAAACGTGCTGGACAACCATGGCAAGAGCGAATTCGATAACCCTTACGGTCGCTTTGACTCGGTCACCTATCAAGCTTTCCAACAGCAGCCCTACACCCACTTCACCGTAAGTAGCGTCAGCAGCTATGTCGATGCGCGTATCAACGACATTTGGAAGTCTCGCGTAGAACTGGGCCACAGCGAAAATCGTGAAGAGACCCAGGATAAACTTAGCGACGAACGCAGTGTGTTCAACACCTACCGCGACTCGCTGAACTGGCAGAACGACTTAACCCTCAATGAACAGAACAGTCTGATCCTGGGCGCCGACTGGTACGAAGACCGGGTCAACAGCAGCACCGCGCTGGCCGAAGACAGCCGCTGGAACCGTGCTGCGTTTATCCAGCACCGCTTTCAAACCCAGTACTTCTCCACGGAACTGGGCCTGCGTCGCGACCAGAACCAACAGTTCGGCGGTCACAACAGTTGGAGCGGCACCTTAACCCTGCCGGTAAACCCGGATAACGATCTGTTACTGAGTTACAGCGAGGGCTTCCGGGCTCCGACGTTCAATGACCTGTACTACCCGGACGAGTTTGGCTTTAAAAACAGCAACCCGAATTTGAAACCCGAAACCTCCAAAAGCTACGAAGTGCAGTGGCGTAGCCAGCTCAGCGACACCAGCCGTCTGGAAGCCTCGCTATACCGCACGGATATCCAAGATGCGATTGTGTTCGCCAGTGGCGGCCCGCAAAACGTCAGTTCGGCACGCATCAATGGCGTTGAAGCCGCGCTCAAGCAAGAGTTGTTCGGCTGGCAAGGTAGCCTCGGGCTGGCAATGATAGACCCGCGCGACCGAGATTCCGGCCGCACATTGGCGCGTCGTGCCAGGCGCACCCTGAGCCTGGACGTGGATCGCCAATTCGATCAGTTCGGCGTCGGCGCCAGCTGGCAAGCGGTAAGCAGCAGCTACGACGATCCGAAGAACCAGCATCGTTTGGGTGGTTATGGGGTGCTCGGGCTACGCGCCAGTTGGGCCGTGAACCGTGAAATCACGCTGAGCATGAAGGTCGATAACGTGCTGGACAAAGGCTACAACCGGGAGCTGTATCAGTATCAAGGCCAACAGTATGGCTATCGGGAAGAAGGTCGGGCGTTGATGGTCGGGGTGAGCTGGGCGCCGGACATCTGA
- a CDS encoding cobalamin-binding protein, producing the protein MRRHWLAVLLLVFSAQALAVERVVSLAPSLSEIVLELGAADLLVGVLDGGERPAALANVPSVGHYGQLNMERLLSLKPDLILLWPGSVGPAQREQLQRLKIPVYVAEPHSLEQLTSQIQAIAQQVGREEAGRQLAAQLRQRLTELRQRYHRAEPLRVFYQVWNQPLYTVGGGQIISDALSVCGARNVFDDLKLPAPQVSIESVLQRNPEVIVAGDQPQLDAWKAWPQIDAVGQGRLLLVPDKGLERPSGQMLEAVARLCQVIAASADQMSGAQLTPTINARPSSR; encoded by the coding sequence ATGAGGCGTCACTGGCTGGCGGTCCTGCTGCTGGTCTTCAGTGCCCAGGCATTGGCAGTCGAACGCGTTGTCAGCCTGGCGCCGTCGCTCTCTGAAATTGTGCTTGAACTGGGCGCTGCCGACTTGCTGGTTGGCGTGCTCGACGGCGGCGAGCGGCCGGCGGCGTTGGCGAACGTGCCGTCGGTGGGGCATTACGGGCAACTGAACATGGAGCGCCTGCTCAGCCTAAAGCCCGACCTGATCCTGCTCTGGCCCGGCAGTGTCGGCCCGGCTCAGCGTGAGCAATTGCAGCGCCTGAAGATCCCGGTGTATGTCGCCGAACCCCATAGCCTTGAACAACTGACGTCTCAAATCCAAGCCATCGCTCAACAAGTGGGCCGCGAGGAGGCGGGTCGACAACTGGCTGCGCAGTTACGCCAGCGCCTGACCGAACTGCGCCAACGCTATCACCGGGCCGAACCCTTGCGGGTGTTTTACCAAGTGTGGAACCAGCCGCTGTACACCGTGGGCGGTGGGCAAATCATCAGCGATGCGCTGAGTGTGTGCGGCGCGCGTAATGTATTCGATGACCTGAAGCTGCCCGCGCCGCAGGTCAGTATTGAGTCTGTGTTGCAGCGTAATCCCGAGGTAATTGTGGCCGGGGATCAGCCGCAACTGGACGCCTGGAAAGCCTGGCCGCAGATTGACGCCGTGGGGCAGGGGCGATTGCTGTTGGTGCCGGACAAAGGCCTGGAGCGGCCCAGCGGGCAAATGTTGGAGGCGGTGGCCAGGCTCTGCCAGGTGATCGCAGCCAGTGCCGATCAGATGTCCGGCGCCCAGCTCACCCCGACCATCAACGCCCGACCTTCTTCCCGATAG
- a CDS encoding nuclear FMR1 interacting 1 family protein has product MTRGQVKRRLSFNWWQYLALALLPLFVINLVFGQAESLLPVLAMPFFIAGVASMFLSLRYFHGYKHALIATSKALDTPEEPAAWITLAARRRTALLVAALPAWIGALAVFVGLEAVPLCLLALSTLVLFYLYRIPRQLG; this is encoded by the coding sequence GTGACCCGTGGCCAGGTAAAACGCCGACTGTCCTTCAACTGGTGGCAGTACCTGGCCCTGGCATTGCTCCCGTTGTTCGTCATCAATCTGGTATTTGGTCAGGCCGAATCCCTGCTTCCCGTGCTGGCCATGCCGTTCTTCATTGCCGGCGTGGCCTCGATGTTTTTGAGCCTGCGCTATTTTCATGGCTATAAACACGCGCTGATTGCCACTTCCAAAGCCCTCGACACACCCGAAGAACCGGCTGCCTGGATCACTCTCGCGGCACGTCGGCGCACGGCGTTGCTGGTGGCTGCCCTGCCAGCCTGGATCGGTGCGTTGGCGGTGTTTGTCGGCCTGGAAGCAGTGCCGCTGTGCTTGCTGGCGCTGTCGACGCTGGTGCTGTTTTACCTCTATCGCATTCCGCGTCAGCTGGGATGA
- the ribA gene encoding GTP cyclohydrolase II, whose protein sequence is MPVVFVAASKLPTPFATFTMNGFLEEANGREHVVLSLGDIADGAPVLGRVHSECLTGDALFSQRCDCGSQLEAAMRAIAREGRGVLLYLRQEGRGIGLMNKIRAYELQDGGADTVEANERLGFAADQRDYGICLPMLEHLGVKSLRLMTNNPRKVNALTEMGITVAERVPLHTGQNPHNKLYLATKASKLDHMMGNEHQGEVDRA, encoded by the coding sequence GTGCCCGTCGTTTTCGTCGCTGCTTCCAAGCTGCCTACCCCTTTTGCCACGTTCACCATGAATGGCTTTCTCGAAGAGGCCAACGGGCGCGAGCACGTTGTGCTCAGCCTGGGTGACATCGCCGACGGCGCGCCGGTGCTTGGCCGCGTGCACTCCGAGTGCCTGACCGGCGACGCGCTGTTCAGCCAGCGCTGCGACTGCGGATCGCAACTGGAAGCGGCCATGCGGGCCATTGCCCGTGAAGGCCGTGGCGTATTGCTGTACTTGCGTCAGGAAGGCCGTGGCATTGGCCTGATGAACAAGATCCGGGCTTACGAGCTGCAGGACGGCGGTGCCGATACTGTCGAAGCCAACGAGCGCCTGGGCTTCGCCGCCGACCAGCGTGACTACGGCATCTGCCTGCCGATGCTGGAACATCTGGGGGTGAAATCCCTGCGCCTGATGACCAACAACCCGCGCAAGGTCAACGCCTTGACCGAGATGGGCATCACCGTGGCCGAGCGTGTGCCGCTGCACACTGGGCAAAACCCGCATAACAAACTCTACCTGGCCACCAAAGCCAGCAAGCTCGACCACATGATGGGCAACGAGCATCAAGGCGAGGTCGACCGCGCGTGA
- a CDS encoding substrate-binding periplasmic protein codes for MVVRRWLLIMMCAASLVLADEAPVPGKVMLASEEWNNYTNKDGSGLAWDVLRQVFEPAGITLQTRTVPYTRSVGLAQRGEVDGWVGAYRDEARGVLYPHWHFDADHLYALGLATAPTPSLATLGNYRLAWVRGYRYEAYLPNLHHFNQIERRDGILPMLQHARVDFYIDSLTEAKHVLSQSDEPSQFKLTHIAELPLYVGFADTERGRALMAVYDRRMAALVKNGELKPIFERWKQPYPF; via the coding sequence ATGGTTGTGCGCCGTTGGCTGCTGATCATGATGTGTGCCGCGTCGCTGGTGCTGGCAGATGAAGCGCCCGTCCCTGGCAAGGTCATGCTGGCCAGTGAGGAATGGAACAACTACACCAACAAAGATGGCAGTGGTCTGGCCTGGGATGTATTGCGTCAGGTCTTCGAACCGGCAGGCATTACCCTGCAAACCCGCACCGTGCCCTATACCCGCTCGGTCGGGCTGGCCCAGCGCGGTGAGGTGGACGGCTGGGTCGGCGCCTATCGCGATGAAGCCCGCGGCGTGCTGTACCCGCACTGGCACTTCGACGCCGACCACCTCTACGCACTCGGGCTGGCAACTGCGCCGACGCCGAGCCTCGCCACCCTGGGCAACTACCGCTTGGCGTGGGTGCGCGGCTATCGGTATGAGGCGTACTTGCCGAACCTGCACCACTTCAACCAGATCGAGCGCCGTGACGGCATCCTGCCGATGCTGCAACACGCTCGCGTCGACTTCTACATCGATTCCCTTACCGAAGCCAAACACGTGCTGAGTCAGTCGGATGAACCGTCGCAATTCAAACTCACTCATATCGCCGAGCTGCCGCTCTATGTAGGCTTTGCCGACACTGAGCGCGGGCGGGCCTTGATGGCCGTCTATGACCGGCGCATGGCGGCCCTGGTCAAAAATGGCGAGCTGAAGCCGATTTTCGAGCGCTGGAAACAGCCGTATCCATTCTGA
- the thiL gene encoding thiamine-phosphate kinase: protein MGEFELIRNYFAAAPCAQGGEGIALGIGDDCALLALPAGEQLAISTDTLVAGVHFADPCDPFLLGQRSLAVAVSDLAAMGAHPLAFTLALTTPTVDADWLQRYAQGLNAMAQSCGVGLVGGDTTRGPLSLTLTVFGRVPAGQALTRSGAQPGDLLCVGGELGNAAGALPLVLGQRTADAAIAEPLLAHYWSPQPQLALGLALRGKATSAMDISDGLLADCGHIAKASAVSLLVERQKLPLSKALLAFVGDDEARVAALSGGDDYVLAFTLPRAELAPLLANGWPIHVIGRVEAGQGVTLLDATGQDITPAVRGYQHFHETL, encoded by the coding sequence ATGGGTGAGTTCGAGCTGATCCGCAACTACTTCGCCGCCGCGCCGTGTGCGCAAGGCGGCGAAGGCATTGCCCTGGGGATCGGCGACGACTGCGCCTTGCTGGCGCTCCCCGCCGGGGAGCAGTTGGCAATCTCCACCGATACCTTAGTGGCCGGCGTGCACTTTGCCGACCCGTGTGACCCGTTCCTGCTCGGCCAGCGCTCGCTGGCCGTGGCAGTGAGCGACCTGGCCGCCATGGGCGCCCATCCCCTCGCGTTTACCCTTGCCCTTACCACCCCGACGGTTGATGCCGATTGGCTGCAACGCTATGCCCAGGGTTTGAATGCCATGGCGCAAAGCTGCGGTGTGGGCCTGGTGGGCGGCGATACCACGCGCGGGCCGCTGAGCCTGACCCTGACGGTGTTTGGCCGAGTACCGGCCGGGCAGGCATTGACGCGCAGCGGTGCACAGCCGGGTGACCTGCTGTGTGTGGGCGGTGAACTTGGCAATGCCGCCGGCGCATTGCCGTTGGTGTTGGGGCAACGCACGGCTGACGCCGCCATCGCTGAGCCCTTGCTCGCCCATTACTGGTCGCCGCAACCGCAGTTGGCGCTGGGCCTGGCGCTACGGGGCAAGGCGACATCGGCCATGGATATTTCCGACGGGTTGTTGGCCGATTGCGGGCATATCGCCAAGGCTTCGGCTGTCAGCCTGCTGGTTGAGCGTCAGAAGTTGCCGCTGTCCAAGGCGTTGTTGGCGTTTGTCGGTGATGATGAAGCCCGTGTCGCCGCGTTGAGCGGGGGCGACGACTATGTGTTGGCCTTCACCTTGCCGCGCGCCGAGTTGGCGCCCTTGTTGGCGAACGGGTGGCCGATCCATGTGATCGGCCGGGTCGAGGCAGGGCAGGGCGTAACGCTGCTCGACGCCACCGGGCAAGACATCACTCCGGCCGTGCGCGGTTATCAACATTTTCACGAGACGCTGTAA
- the nusB gene encoding transcription antitermination factor NusB: MISDESDRFNPRDERPADAGKPSKSEKRRAARQLATQALYQRHMAGTSLNEIEAQFRVDNDFTFADQSYFHDILHGVPANLDEIDKALAPCLDLTLEELDPVELAVLRLSTWELLKRVDVPYRVVINEGIELAKVYGSTDGHKFVNGVLDKLAPRLREAEVKEHKR; this comes from the coding sequence GTGATTTCTGACGAGAGCGATCGTTTCAACCCGCGCGACGAGCGTCCTGCCGACGCTGGCAAGCCATCGAAAAGCGAAAAGCGCCGTGCTGCTCGTCAGCTTGCTACCCAGGCGCTGTACCAGCGCCACATGGCTGGCACCTCGCTAAACGAGATCGAAGCGCAATTTCGCGTCGATAACGACTTTACCTTCGCCGACCAGAGCTACTTCCACGACATCCTGCACGGTGTTCCGGCTAACCTCGACGAGATCGACAAGGCCTTGGCGCCTTGCCTGGACCTGACCCTCGAAGAGCTGGACCCGGTTGAACTCGCCGTACTGCGCCTGTCCACCTGGGAACTGCTCAAGCGCGTCGACGTGCCATACCGCGTGGTGATCAACGAAGGTATCGAACTGGCGAAAGTCTACGGTTCGACCGACGGCCACAAGTTCGTCAACGGCGTGCTCGACAAGCTGGCCCCGCGCCTGCGCGAAGCCGAAGTGAAGGAACACAAGCGCTAA
- the ribE gene encoding 6,7-dimethyl-8-ribityllumazine synthase, which yields MTLKTIEGTFIAPKGRYALVVGRFNSFVVESLVSGAVDALVRHGVSESDITLIRAPGAFEIPLVAQKVAQQGEYAAIIALGAVIRGGTPHFEYVAGECTKGLAQVSMEFGVPVAFGVLTVDSIEQAIERSGTKAGNKGAEAALSALEMVSLLSQLEAK from the coding sequence ATGACCCTGAAGACCATCGAAGGTACCTTCATCGCCCCCAAAGGCCGCTATGCCCTGGTGGTTGGCCGCTTCAACAGCTTCGTGGTTGAAAGCCTGGTAAGCGGTGCCGTTGACGCCCTGGTTCGCCACGGTGTGAGCGAGAGCGATATCACCCTCATCCGCGCCCCTGGCGCCTTCGAAATTCCTCTGGTTGCGCAAAAAGTTGCACAGCAGGGTGAATACGCGGCGATCATCGCCCTGGGCGCGGTCATTCGTGGCGGTACCCCGCATTTCGAATACGTGGCTGGCGAATGCACCAAGGGCCTGGCCCAGGTGTCCATGGAGTTCGGAGTGCCAGTCGCTTTCGGCGTACTGACCGTAGATTCCATCGAGCAAGCCATCGAGCGTTCCGGCACCAAGGCCGGTAACAAAGGCGCTGAAGCAGCCCTGTCCGCGCTGGAAATGGTCAGCCTGCTGTCGCAGTTGGAGGCCAAGTGA